Within Bdellovibrio bacteriovorus HD100, the genomic segment CGCGCTCGTGGTGAGGATTATAGACGACGCCCACGGCGCGATGTCCCCGGGACTGGGCCCAGGGCTTTAAATGATCGTCGCTGCTGAAGTTCAAAGAAAAGTTTTTGAATCCCGAAGCAAAGGCCACCTGATGGAAGAGGTCCTCATAGCTTCCGCTCTGCGCCCGGGGAAGATTCATGACCCGCACAGGACCGGCCCAGGCCGGAGAGGCAATAACACTTCCCTGATAGCTTCCAAAACCCACCAAGGCCACATTGTTAGCGCCAAAGATCTCCCGGGCAAGTCCGCCAATGTTAACGCTTCCTTCAAGTACCATGTCGGTGGCGCGGTAATCGCCAACATGGGTGTTGTGTGCCCAGACGATGGCTTTGGAGTCCCGTCCATAGTGTTCCAGCAAGGCCTCCAAAGACTCCAGCATGTGCCGGTCCCGCACATTCCAAGAGCTGTCTTCAAAGGAAGTCATGGCTCTGTAATAGTTCTCCGCGTTTTTGATCACCCGGGCATTTTGGATGGCATCAAACAAGGCGCCATCAGGCCGGGTCATGTGCTTCTCAAGCAGGTCTTCCAGCGCGGCGACTGCTTCGTCTCTGCAGCCCTTAAAGTTCCGCAGCAGATCTTTCACGTACTTCTTTTCGTCATGCCGGTAAGAGGCAAAGCAGCTGTAGTATTCCTTAAGAGGTCCCGCCAGGTCGGGCTCAATCCCTCCCACGGTTTTGATGATGGCATCAATGGATTCAAACAACGAATAAACATCCAGTCCGTGAAAGCCAACGGGCTTTTCGTTTTTCAGGTGATTGTGTGAACGAAGCCAAGTGGTGAAGTCCCGGACTTCTTCATTGGCCCACATCCACGCTGGCCAGCGTACGAAATGAGAAAAAGGCAGTTTGTCCAAAGTGCTGGCACGGACATAGCGGTCCAGGTTCTGGCAAGATGGCCAGTCGCCTTCCACGGCGACGAAACTGAAGCCGTGTTTGCTGATCAGTTCCTGGGTGATTTGCGCGCGCCAGTGATAGTACTCATGTGTACCGTGTGAGGCTTCTCCCAGCATGACCACTTTGCGGTCTTTGATATTATAGATCACGTCCTGCAGATCTTCGTGACGCTGCAGGGGGGATTGGCGTTTTACAAGCTCTTCAATATTGGTGGGGATCATAAGTGCTCCGGCTACTTTTTGGAGCTGTGTGCGGAAGAGCTGCGGTTGCGGGTGAGACCGTCATGGCGGGTGTTGGTGTCTATTTGATCAGCACCCTGATGCCCTGAACGATAATTTTCACCTTTTTCCAGTGACGCTTCCATTTTCTTTCGCAACTCGGATCCCCGGACTGCATGAACTTTTTTGTCAGGCATAAGGCCTCCTGCAACTATTTTCCTTCTTTTAAGCCGGTCCGGGGATTTAAATCCCCGCGAACTGATTTAAAACAAGAGCATGATCTGTCAAAAGGCCTGTGGATCCTCAATTTTCCTTTTTAGAAGTTGGTGATCTCACCAAAGGTGGAGCTGATTTTTTTCAAGCCCTCATAATCATGTTTCAAAATCGTGTGGGCTGAAACAATCACTGCAGACATCAGCTCTTCGGGGGCTTTGGTTTTTTCCTCATAGGTCGCAAGCTTTTCAAAACTGCGCATGGACTTTTGCTGCTCTTCAATCCATGCCAGATAGCTGGCTTTAGAGACTTTGACCACCTGAGTGGAGAAGGTCGCCTGGTTGCGCTCTTCCTTTTTCTTCTGCGAATAAAGACCTTCACGTACCAGATCAATAAAGAAATACGCGATGCTTTTAATAAAGGATTCCGAATGGGCCCGGGCCAGGGCGCCGTTTCCCAGATTGGGAACCGTTTTAAAGGCCGGTTTAACCTTTTGTTTGCCGGTCACACGAATCAGATCATGTTTTTCCAGGCCAATAAGATATTTGTCGGTGGATCGGGCCGTTAGTTGATACTCGTCAGCAATCTGTTTGGGGGTCATTCCGTCAAAAAGCTTCATCAGGTATGCAAAGTAATTTTTGTTCTTGGCCAGGAAGGCATCCTGCTCTTCGGTGAACGAAGGACTTCCGGTTTCTTCTTCTGCAGTCAAAGTTTCGATCTCTGCAAGATTGGTATCTAAAATCTCACACAGGTGCAGAAGCCGATTCAGCGTAAGTTCTTCGGGCCCCAGAATTCTTTTGATTGTGGGAACGGAGCATTCCATCTGTTCGGCCAGGCTTTCATAAGTCAGACCTTTCTTTTTTAGAAGAACTTTAAGAACTGCTTTTATTTTCTGGGACTTAAACTCGTTCACGGGATCCTACCTTTTAAAGTGTTTGCGAAATTCGCGTTCCAGAATGTGACTGCTATCCACATCAAGACTGTCAAAACCAAGAAGCGAACACACAATGTAAAAAACTTTTTTCATTTGAGACCTGCCTCTTTCTGAAAGCCTCATCGCTTTCTGAAACCAGATTGCGGCATTTGGTTCGGAGTCTCAACCATCATCCCAAGGGTATCAATATTTGATCTTTAAATCCATAAAAAGGCTCAAAAACAGATTATAGTATCGTAAATAGATCCCTATGCTGGGACTGCTTCGCCCCTCGAATATCTCTCCAGTTGTCGGCATTCTTGCTTGCTGCTAATTTCCCGCCACTATGTCACCAGCTTTATTATCAGTACGCCAACCTGTTCTTATCATGTCTCTGGTCATTCTTATGCTGACTCTTGGAGGCATCTCTTTAAAAAACCTTCCCATCGATTTGTATCCGGATGTCACGCTTCCCACGGTGGTGGTTGTGACCTCTTATGCCGGTGCCGGTCCTCAGGAGGTAGAAACCGAAATCACCAAGGTACTGGAGGATCAGGTCTCGACCATCTCCGGAGTGCAAAAGGTCTCTTCCCAGAATATGGAAGGGGTGAGCATCCTTAGTATCGAGTTCTCTTT encodes:
- a CDS encoding erythromycin esterase family protein — its product is MIPTNIEELVKRQSPLQRHEDLQDVIYNIKDRKVVMLGEASHGTHEYYHWRAQITQELISKHGFSFVAVEGDWPSCQNLDRYVRASTLDKLPFSHFVRWPAWMWANEEVRDFTTWLRSHNHLKNEKPVGFHGLDVYSLFESIDAIIKTVGGIEPDLAGPLKEYYSCFASYRHDEKKYVKDLLRNFKGCRDEAVAALEDLLEKHMTRPDGALFDAIQNARVIKNAENYYRAMTSFEDSSWNVRDRHMLESLEALLEHYGRDSKAIVWAHNTHVGDYRATDMVLEGSVNIGGLAREIFGANNVALVGFGSYQGSVIASPAWAGPVRVMNLPRAQSGSYEDLFHQVAFASGFKNFSLNFSSDDHLKPWAQSRGHRAVGVVYNPHHERGNYVSTKIAERYDSFLFFDESRALSPLKQEIDRSEIPETYPSGL
- a CDS encoding helix-turn-helix domain-containing protein, whose product is MNEFKSQKIKAVLKVLLKKKGLTYESLAEQMECSVPTIKRILGPEELTLNRLLHLCEILDTNLAEIETLTAEEETGSPSFTEEQDAFLAKNKNYFAYLMKLFDGMTPKQIADEYQLTARSTDKYLIGLEKHDLIRVTGKQKVKPAFKTVPNLGNGALARAHSESFIKSIAYFFIDLVREGLYSQKKKEERNQATFSTQVVKVSKASYLAWIEEQQKSMRSFEKLATYEEKTKAPEELMSAVIVSAHTILKHDYEGLKKISSTFGEITNF